A DNA window from Arachis hypogaea cultivar Tifrunner chromosome 18, arahy.Tifrunner.gnm2.J5K5, whole genome shotgun sequence contains the following coding sequences:
- the LOC112773081 gene encoding NAC domain-containing protein 90-like, which produces MEDPPTGFRFYPTEEELVAFYLNTQLQLQGHANNINRVIPVVDINGVEPWTLPSLAGELCREEKEQWFFFVPRQEREARGGRINRTTASGYWKATGSPGYVYSSDNQVIGVKKTMVFYKGKAPTGRKTKWKMHEYRAIVQAPNQSPTAIPQLRHEFSLCRVYVISGSFRAFDRRPREVVVPRVLHHGSSTTSAQQHQGESSARVQANNNNNGSSSSETSLSSGGPDLPPDTGGGGSSSNWNSSEVQVQAQVQEPLWEWEQLDWL; this is translated from the exons ATGGAGGATCCACCAACTGGTTTTCGGTTCTATCCTACAGAAGAAGAGCTAGTTGCTTTCTACCTAAACACCCAGCTTCAACTACAAGGCCACGCCAATAACATCAACAGGGTCATTCCAGTGGTTGACATCAATGGCGTTGAGCCCTGGACTCTTCCAT CACTGGCGGGAGAGCTGTGCAGGGAAGAGAAGGAACAATGGTTCTTCTTTGTGCCTCGCCAAGAGAGGGAAGCCAGAGGGGGGAGGATCAACAGAACCACTGCTTCTGGTTACTGGAAAGCCACCGGATCACCGGGGTACGTATACTCTTCCGATAACCAAGTGATCGGAGTCAAGAAAACCATGGTTTTCTACAAAGGAAAAGCTCCCACCGGTCGCAAAACTAAATGGAAGATGCATGAATACCGCGCCATCGTTCAAGCCCCTAACCAATCTCCCACGGCTATTCCTCAG TTGAGGCACGAATTCAGCTTGTGTCGCGTGTACGTGATATCCGGAAGTTTCAGAGCATTTGATCGACGGCCACGGGAGGTGGTGGTGCCAAGAGTTCTTCATCATGGTTCTTCTACAACAAGTGCTCAGCAGCATCAAGGAGAATCATCAGCAAGGGTGcaggctaataataataataacgggTCGAGCTCGTCGGAAACTTCCCTTTCATCAGGTGGTCCTGATTTGCCACCAGATACTGGAGGAGGAGGGTCAAGTAGCAATTGGAATAGTAGTGAGGTTCAAGTTCAAGCTCAAGTTCAAGAACCGCTATGGGAATGGGAACAACTCGATTGGCTATAA
- the LOC112772391 gene encoding capsanthin/capsorubin synthase, chromoplastic produces the protein MVTTTVTLFTPPPPTKATLSSFPLPKTHYTSSSSCSSTSRRFRVRAYSNTSKFGNFLNLKPAHQPEPLDFDLPWCHPSDRSRFDVIIIGSGPAGTRLAEQVSRYGIKVCCVDPDPLSMWPNNYGVWVDEFESIDLEDCLDKTWPMACVYINEKKTKYLDRRYGRVSRKKLKQKLIEGCVSNGVKFHKGKVWQIQHQEFESTVLCDDGTELRGSLIIDASGFASTFVEYDKARNHGFQIAHGILAEVDDHPFDLDKMVLMDWRDSHMGNEPYLRANNSKFPTFLYAMPFSSNLIFLEETSLVSRPVLSYMEVKKRMVARLRHLGIRVNKILEDEKCLIPMGGPLPRIPQNVMAIGGTSGIVHPSTGYMVARTMAVAPCVATAIAECLGSTRMIRGKQLYAKIWNSMWPIESKLNRQFYSFGMETLLKLDLNGSRRFFDAFFDLKPYYWQGFLSSRLNLKELAWLSISLFGHASNPSRFDIVTKCPAPLAKMMGNIALEYIG, from the coding sequence ATGGTCACGACAACTGTTACGTTGTTTACCCCACCACCACCTACCAAAGCCACACTTTCCTCATTCCCTCTCCCAAAAACTCATTACACATCAAGTTCATCATGTTCTTCAACTTCAAGAAGGTTCAGAGTCAGGGCCTACAGCAACACCAGCAAGTTTGGAAATTTCCTCAACTTGAAGCCTGCCCATCAACCTGAACCCTTGGATTTTGATCTCCCATGGTGCCATCCTTCTGATCGATCTCGTTTTGACGTGATTATCATTGGTTCTGGCCCTGCAGGCACTCGCCTAGCAGAGCAGGTTTCCCGCTATGGAATTAAGGTTTGTTGTGTTGATCCTGACCCTCTCTCCATGTGGCCTAACAACTATGGTGTGTGGGTGGATGAGTTTGAGAGTATTGATCTTGAGGATTGCTTGGATAAAACATGGCCGATGGCCTGTGTTTATATTAATGAAAAAAAGACCAAGTATTTGGACCGTCGTTATGGCCGAGTTAGTAGGAAGAAGCTTAAGCAGAAGTTGATTGAAGGGTGTGTCTCCAATGGGGTTAAATTTCACAAGGGAAAGGTATGGCAAATTCAGCATCAGGAGTTTGAGTCAACAGTTCTGTGTGATGATGGCACAGAACTGAGAGGGAGTTTAATTATTGATGCTAGTGGATTTGCAAGTACTTTTGTAGAGTATGATAAGGCGAGGAACCATGGTTTTCAGATTGCTCATGGGATTCTGGCTGAGGTAGATGATCACCCTTTTGATTTGGACAAGATGGTTTTGATGGATTGGAGGGATTCCCATATGGGGAATGAGCCTTACTTGAGAGCTAACAATTCCAAGTTTCCTACTTTCTTGTATGCAATGCCTTTCAGTTCCAATCTGATATTTCTTGAGGAAACTTCCCTTGTTAGCCGTCCGGTTTTGTCTTACATGGAGGTGAAGAAGAGGATGGTTGCAAGGTTAAGGCACTTGGGAATCAGAGTGAACAAGATATTGGAGGATGAGAAGTGTTTGATTCCAATGGGGGGACCTCTTCCTAGGATTCCTCAGAATGTGATGGCCATTGGCGGCACTTCAGGGATAGTACACCCTTCAACAGGGTACATGGTGGCTCGAACAATGGCCGTTGCACCATGTGTAGCCACAGCCATAGCAGAGTGCCTTGGCTCAACCAGAATGATCAGGGGGAAGCAGCTCTATGCTAAGATTTGGAATAGCATGTGGCCAATTGAGAGCAAGCTCAACAGGCAATTCTACTCGTTTGGAATGGAGACTCTGTTGAAGCTTGACTTGAATGGATCCAGGCGTTTCTTTGATGCATTTTTTGACTTGAAACCTTACTATTGGCAAGGGTTCCTCTCTTCAAGATTGAATCTAAAGGAACTCGCTTGGTTAAGCATTTCACTCTTTGGACATGCTTCAAACCCTTCCAGGTTTGACATTGTAACAAAGTGTCCAGCACCATTGGCTAAAATGATGGGCAATATTGCCTTGGAATACATTGGATGA